The following nucleotide sequence is from Salvia miltiorrhiza cultivar Shanhuang (shh) chromosome 7, IMPLAD_Smil_shh, whole genome shotgun sequence.
ccgtttccctgagttaaatttagaatttattttcgaaatttagaagtaagatgattcacgccggatataaagaaaatgaatttattttaattccaacaaacgaTTTGCAAAATCTTTTTATAAATGTcagtcatttaaattcttatgcatttcatatttatttaaattgagcatttagtatctacacgagctatttatttaagcaaacactgaagaattattacagttttcataatacaacccggaagactttttattttattttactttcctTCACCTACTCTTCCACACCCACCTACTTCCTCCACCTTTCCTCCCACTTTCAGCTACTCCCACCCAACTACTCCTCTAAATAACCCTCAAAGTATAGATCAATCACCACTTCCTTTCTCTCCTCAAGTCACGCTGCTTTCGATCAAGAAGGGGGTAAGGATTTAATGTTCCTCCTTTCACAAACTGTTTCACCTCATCCACTACTAATGTGTTGGTGATTACTTATTCTGCAGAAACAACAAATTCACAATATACATCCCTCATATCTCAAGGTTTTTCCTATACTGAAAATCTATATTTCAATGTTCcattatcattattttttttatgatccATACAAGACACGTTCAGAGCACCACCAACACACACGAGAATTCACATAACTATGAATACGTTATGAGTTGTTCTTGAATTGAAATTACTGTACAGATAACTGAAGGAAGAATAATAATTTACAGATCTAGAAGCTTTAATAAGAAATTGTCATTAAACAATTTACAGTTTAGTAATACAAATCTGCCCTAATCCTACTTTTAATTGTGGTTAAATTTTTGTGCTAAGCccatgtgtatgtgtgtgagtgTCGAGGGCAGAAGTCGGCGGCCCGGGAAGCTCGCCGGTGATGGCGTGGCGGCGGCAGACCCGCCGTTGACTCCAACctgtcgaaaaaaaaaaaaaaggggagagATATcagtttttatttgaaaatgagagattaaagaaagaggaagtgaaattagggtttatttTCCGGCGACAAAGGCGGCGGCGCACCACGGCGGGGCGTCTGCTGTCCTGTTTCCGTTAACAGAGAAGAACGAGCGAGGGAAAAAGGTTTGAGAGAGATGGTCGGGGCTGAGATGGTGGTGAGCGGCTGGACAGCGGGGCTGTTCGGCGGAGGAcgacggcggtggtggtggctacGAAAGCTGCTACTGCCGGAGTCGAGAGAGAGGAAACCGAGGCAAAGGAGAGAGGAAGATGATGTGGTGAGTCGACGGAAGCGGCACCGGTCGTGGTGGCTCCAGCCTTCGGCTGGAGAAGATGAACCAGGCGCGGCGGCGACGGTGGCTCGGCTGTTGTCGCCGAGAGAGAAACCGAGGGAGGCGACGGCGGATCTGCTGCGAGGACGCCGGAGACAGCAGCGCTCCGCGGCGGTTGCGCCTGCTGCGTGAAGGAGAGAGGGCTGGGCGGCGCAGCCGCTGGGTGCGTGTGTTGTGTAGGTAGAGGGAGAGGACCGGTCGTCGGTTTCTCGCCGGAGGAGGAGCGTTCGCGGTGGCGAAATTTCCGAGGGAGAGAGGGCGCCGATTGAGAGATGTGTGAGtgtatgcgtgtgtgtgtgcggctgAGGGGGGGGAAAGAAAAAGGGGTGGAATGTAGGGTTGGGCTTTGGAGTGGGCTTGAGTGTTGGGCCGGGTTTTAATTAGTGTTGGGCTgggttttaattagttttgggccgagattttttttatttattctgaTTGGGccattttcatttaatcaactgggccgatttttatttagttattggGTTGGggttatttatttcttttgttgggctgcattaaaaaaaaaatggttggcccttgtattttttttattatttatttaaatgagctatgcagattttatttaaatgaactgcactattttaattaattagacttattaagtttgattaattatttttaatttgcataataatattatattattattatgtgcatattttaagtaaattacttattatatgctaaacatgacatgatttgcattatattttgcaataagaataaaagtatttaattggttttaattataattccaattattaaagaaagatgagtaagaatattgttggtgttcttaactcaagagaaatattttcaagtatttatttattaaattttgaaaacccggctaagtgaatcatagaatgttaagcactacaccatgacttaagattagatacaaggagacctattgagaatagatttcttgtaggcttcgagcatcagaaggattagcactgctattccgattcagagataaggttaaacgacaggctttgcctatacaggtgggcattacttttattatacgtatatagagatcccctgcgtgtcgtaggcctcttatacgaatatatgcatgagatgattttaactgttaatttcagtttattattatgcccaaatgataaatgactcttatgaaatgaaaatgaaatgttcatgaaatgaaatgaaatgtttatgaaatgattgactgccaaaaatgtttatgtttttatatgtatcctatctgtgttggttcgccaactttaaaggaaatccaattgggatcctatgctagacaaaggtcgctagctagggttaacgtgtacactcatggagaccgcgagtcgcttgcgaccggtcttggcgtccgtggtaaggaggcctccttcccggcgcgtgacagaaaggaacagatatggatcatatgaagaaaaatgatcggccgatcgactttatgaaaatgaaagaaatgttttagtaagcgcaggtctttcaagaaaacccctgtgtgttactgttatggcagttcaatttatatatgtatgcatgttgtattttcggctatgccactgagtatttttatactcagccctgcatgtatttctaaatgtgcaggttgagcagttgatggaatggaatgatgttgagcgggtgttcctttgacatttcaagaaatgtaaccttgagtatacatcttcatatgtatatctcacacgttttccgctgcaaaacactttggttaggataactttatgttatgaaattgtgacacgtgttattgggtaaaccaccttaatcagttctcatttatgtgtatgttttataagtatccaaataatcatatatgatcctagcattttatctatgagtgacatttccatatactttaatgttaagtaattgtccatttccatttcttattgttcaccccaagtcataacccctgttaacccgtcattgggatagtgggatgtgacagagtggtatcagagcggttcgttcgctctggccctagaaaccttattctaaagagtcgagtttagtttgattctttatacttacatgggttcatatggcaccgctcaacactccattgcatcgtgctcaatcaaggaaagaaggtaactgcagtttcaacattttaaagatgttaatgttctaaaatgcttcatgaatatgtttatgtgaagagcatgttatgatggaatgttgaatgttttgcctttcatggcatatttttgcagtctatgatgttatgatcagatgaatgatagaaaagtgacatatgttttcccagagaacatagattgttataagttgcatgatcacaattttaaagaaacatagactactagattagtagtatatctctacaatctagattcttaaggtgatgatgtagaagaatgaaagagaacttagagcgtttcagctcccttaagaaaatgatggttcttttgaactacaaagaggaatggaaagatatgtacgaggtataggaaaaacacaaaatgacgatacgcgacgaattcaaggtaaacgttgcatcaaaggttgaaccatagtctctacgttcaaatgttcaagtacgacggaatatcaaatcgacttttgctacaggatagattttatgaatagagtattttgcctgtgtacgtatgtctgtgtgtatatgtcttaagagaggtttggggtttgagatcaataggatagagaaccttaagataagtttagttgtcataatgagcttatgttttgttatgtataatatgttcatggctcttcaagttcgggacgatgtttcccgtgtgactgggaggtgatgatgttggacctggccagtccacatgatccaaatctcagtagacgtcttttgggttgaaaacccatgtgtttcaactttcggttgaaaagccaggtGGGTTcgtactcgaggtcattttgttcgacctagtagttaatcatttcataccctctggtcattcttttgattctcttgaacaatttctacaacaccttgctttgatgttgtgttgagtttgagccttgcaactcgtgagttgtcataatagattcccttgtttga
It contains:
- the LOC130994016 gene encoding uncharacterized protein LOC130994016, whose product is MRDPHTHTHTLTHLSIGALSPSEISPPRTLLLRRETDDRSSPSTYTTHAPSGCAAQPSLLHAAGATAAERCCLRRPRSRSAVASLGFSLGDNSRATVAAAPGSSSPAEGWSHHDRCRFRRLTTSSSSLLCLGFLSLDSGSSSFRSHHHRRRPPPNSPAVQPLTTISAPTISLKPFSLARSSLLTETGQQTPRRGWSQRRVCRRHAITGELPGPPTSALDTHTHTHGLSTKI